In the Piscinibacter sp. XHJ-5 genome, one interval contains:
- a CDS encoding S8 family serine peptidase codes for MALKKIMRAALIGLAVLASAVSSMAAEAFSLPSRYSIDLKPGSDVNRVIQVLQSQKIKVVGSADMPDGPAVWIEIDPNNPPNVAALRPMLPEVQAYAPDVPRKLLALGAGYSDVLLNGETLPWGIQAVQAAQVPFAGNRKVCIIDTGFARGHPDLQTMRVDGIDKGAGKWDGSDGKPLHMHGTHVAGTMAAIGSNGRGVSGVIRTGNLDLFIVRAFGPDATWIYAGELIAAMQDCADAGANVISMSLGSPFASKAEERMVAKLTRQGILLVAAAGNDGNALFHYPASYKGVLSVAAVDSNLTHAYFSQYNTRVQIAAPGVKVLSTVPVGTGFTPHLTVAGVEHAARSFEGSVKTTATGPLVDFGIGDTPDFSVAGKICLIRRGTNQFWEKVVNCEGSGGVGAVIYNNAPGEFTGTLGLLGAITSIPSVSTSDVVGATLMGQLGQLATVNYTVHDYIASDGTSMAVPHVSAVAALVWSHFPGCTANHIRNALRQSALRLSTSGATDYFTGSGLVQAKAAFDYLAANPCLGSGSQYVE; via the coding sequence ATGGCACTGAAGAAGATCATGCGTGCTGCGCTGATCGGACTTGCCGTCCTGGCGAGCGCCGTCTCTTCGATGGCCGCCGAGGCGTTCAGCCTTCCCAGCCGATATTCCATCGACCTGAAGCCCGGATCCGACGTGAACCGCGTGATCCAGGTTCTGCAATCGCAGAAGATCAAGGTCGTCGGTTCGGCAGACATGCCGGACGGCCCTGCCGTCTGGATCGAGATCGATCCGAACAACCCGCCCAACGTCGCCGCGCTTCGGCCGATGCTGCCCGAGGTGCAGGCCTACGCCCCCGATGTCCCGCGCAAGCTGCTCGCGCTGGGCGCCGGCTACAGCGACGTGCTGCTGAACGGCGAGACGCTGCCATGGGGCATCCAGGCGGTGCAGGCGGCGCAGGTGCCTTTCGCCGGCAACCGAAAGGTCTGCATCATCGACACCGGCTTTGCGCGCGGGCATCCCGACCTTCAGACCATGCGCGTCGACGGCATCGACAAAGGGGCCGGCAAGTGGGATGGCAGTGACGGCAAGCCGCTGCACATGCATGGGACGCACGTGGCCGGCACCATGGCAGCCATCGGCTCCAACGGGCGAGGCGTCTCGGGCGTGATCCGCACCGGCAACCTGGATCTCTTCATCGTTCGCGCGTTCGGCCCTGATGCGACGTGGATCTATGCGGGCGAGCTGATCGCCGCCATGCAGGATTGCGCCGACGCCGGCGCGAACGTGATCAGCATGAGCCTGGGCAGCCCGTTCGCGAGCAAAGCCGAGGAGCGCATGGTCGCCAAGCTGACCCGGCAGGGCATCCTCCTCGTGGCTGCCGCCGGCAATGACGGAAACGCGCTGTTCCACTATCCCGCTTCCTACAAGGGCGTTCTCTCCGTCGCCGCGGTCGACAGCAATCTCACGCACGCGTATTTCTCGCAGTACAACACGCGTGTGCAGATCGCAGCGCCCGGGGTCAAGGTGCTCTCCACCGTGCCGGTGGGGACCGGTTTCACACCGCATCTCACCGTCGCGGGGGTCGAGCATGCAGCGCGATCATTCGAGGGTTCCGTGAAGACCACTGCAACGGGCCCCCTGGTGGACTTCGGAATCGGCGACACGCCCGACTTCTCCGTGGCCGGGAAGATTTGCCTGATCCGGCGCGGTACCAACCAGTTCTGGGAAAAGGTCGTGAACTGCGAAGGCAGCGGCGGTGTCGGTGCCGTGATCTACAACAACGCCCCGGGCGAATTCACGGGCACTCTCGGTCTGCTGGGTGCCATCACGAGCATTCCGTCGGTCTCGACCAGCGACGTCGTCGGGGCGACGCTGATGGGCCAACTGGGGCAGCTCGCGACGGTCAACTACACGGTTCACGACTACATCGCGTCCGACGGAACATCGATGGCCGTTCCGCATGTCTCCGCCGTCGCCGCGCTCGTCTGGAGCCACTTCCCCGGCTGCACGGCCAACCACATCCGCAACGCGCTTCGGCAGTCCGCACTTCGCCTGAGCACGTCAGGCGCGACCGACTACTTCACCGGAAGCGGATTGGTACAGGCCAAGGCGGCGTTCGACTATCTCGCGGCAAATCCGTGCCTCGGCAGCGGATCGCAGTACGTGGAGTGA
- a CDS encoding D-cysteine desulfhydrase family protein, with translation MSVATRFDRYSRVRLLAGPTPIQRLHRVEAALGPAINGTRLFVKRDDATGLGGGGGKLRKLEFLLAEALDQGADTLIATGPRQSNSARLAAAAAASIGLRCELGLRPLTDGDAIDYRESGNPLLADLFGATIHALDDAGAVGSFVAERQKALAADGRVGYVLPFGASSARSSLGYAECALEIADQEHALGIRFDRVVVANGSAGTQAGLVAGFALLDRHALVHGFAVFANPAAAHANTLELARGAHALLAAGGEVGVDDVIVSDARGPGYGEVTPEAIDAIRILAANEGLLLDPVYSGKAFAGLLSQVRHGDLADEENILFIMTGGTPALFAYREALSVPPAAC, from the coding sequence ATGTCCGTCGCAACACGCTTCGATCGGTATTCCCGCGTGCGGCTGCTCGCCGGCCCGACACCCATTCAGCGCCTGCATCGTGTCGAGGCTGCGCTGGGCCCCGCGATCAACGGCACGCGGCTGTTCGTCAAGCGCGACGATGCCACCGGTCTCGGCGGCGGAGGCGGCAAGCTGCGCAAGCTCGAGTTCCTCCTCGCAGAGGCACTCGACCAGGGTGCCGACACCCTCATCGCCACCGGCCCGCGCCAGTCGAACAGTGCAAGGCTGGCCGCCGCGGCAGCAGCCAGCATCGGTCTGCGCTGCGAACTTGGGCTGCGTCCGCTCACCGACGGCGACGCCATCGACTACCGGGAGAGCGGCAACCCGCTGCTGGCCGATCTGTTCGGCGCGACCATCCATGCGCTGGACGATGCCGGGGCCGTCGGCAGCTTCGTGGCGGAACGCCAGAAAGCACTCGCAGCCGACGGCCGCGTCGGCTACGTGCTGCCGTTCGGCGCAAGCTCTGCCAGATCGAGTCTGGGCTACGCCGAGTGCGCCCTCGAGATCGCCGACCAGGAGCATGCGCTGGGGATCCGCTTCGACAGGGTGGTCGTGGCCAACGGCAGCGCGGGGACGCAGGCCGGGCTCGTGGCCGGCTTCGCGCTGCTCGATCGGCACGCGCTGGTTCACGGCTTCGCCGTGTTCGCCAACCCGGCGGCGGCGCACGCGAACACGCTGGAGCTGGCCCGAGGCGCTCATGCGCTGCTGGCGGCAGGTGGCGAGGTGGGCGTGGACGACGTCATCGTGAGCGATGCGCGCGGCCCGGGATATGGCGAGGTCACGCCCGAGGCCATCGACGCCATCCGCATCCTGGCCGCAAACGAAGGCCTGCTGCTCGACCCCGTCTACTCGGGCAAGGCCTTCGCCGGGCTGCTGAGCCAGGTCAGGCACGGGGACCTCGCGGACGAGGAGAACATCCTGTTCATCATGACCGGCGGCACGCCTGCGCTGTTCGCGTACCGGGAAGCGCTGTCCGTTCCGCCTGCAGCCTGTTGA
- a CDS encoding LysR substrate-binding domain-containing protein: protein MDQLVAMRAFVHVVEAGNFTKAARALKVRTPTVTRLIQGLEGHLQVRLLQRSTRFMALTAEGETYYERAVRLLAELADVDSSAKESAATPSGRLRVECAAAIGTMVIVPALAQFHDAYPGVELQMRIGNRRSNLIADGVDCAIRIGEVTEQFLVARRIGELQLATCASPQFLRSHGVPATPRDLRASAAVRMYSAHTGQPVPFRFATDAGPLEIAPAHSLWVNDIQAYVAAGLAGLGLIQAPTYAVREALLDGRLVAVLENWRAASIPVYVIYPPNRFLSAKVRVFIDWAARVFEGHADLKPSDRGLVRRSAERARALPARSPCTAT from the coding sequence ATGGATCAGCTCGTCGCGATGCGCGCCTTCGTGCATGTGGTGGAGGCGGGCAACTTCACGAAGGCCGCTCGCGCCCTGAAGGTGCGCACGCCGACGGTCACGCGCCTGATCCAGGGCCTGGAGGGCCATCTGCAGGTCCGCCTGCTCCAGCGTTCGACACGCTTCATGGCGCTCACCGCCGAAGGCGAGACCTATTACGAACGCGCGGTCAGGTTGCTTGCGGAACTCGCGGACGTGGATTCATCCGCGAAGGAATCCGCCGCGACACCGTCCGGTCGCTTGCGCGTCGAATGCGCGGCCGCCATCGGCACGATGGTCATCGTGCCGGCATTGGCGCAGTTCCATGACGCCTATCCCGGCGTGGAGCTGCAGATGAGGATCGGCAACCGCCGATCCAACCTCATCGCGGACGGCGTCGACTGTGCCATTCGCATTGGCGAGGTGACCGAGCAGTTCCTCGTCGCACGTCGCATCGGCGAGCTTCAGCTCGCCACATGCGCCAGCCCGCAGTTCCTGCGTTCCCACGGCGTGCCCGCGACACCGCGCGATCTCCGGGCGAGTGCCGCTGTCCGGATGTACTCGGCGCATACTGGTCAGCCGGTTCCATTCCGCTTCGCGACGGATGCGGGTCCGCTGGAGATCGCGCCGGCGCACAGCCTGTGGGTGAACGACATCCAGGCGTACGTGGCCGCCGGCTTGGCAGGCCTGGGACTGATCCAGGCGCCTACGTATGCCGTGCGCGAGGCCCTGCTGGACGGCAGGCTGGTCGCGGTGCTGGAGAACTGGCGGGCCGCGAGCATCCCCGTCTACGTCATCTATCCGCCGAACCGCTTTCTCAGCGCGAAGGTGCGCGTCTTCATCGACTGGGCCGCACGCGTCTTCGAAGGCCATGCCGACTTGAAGCCGAGCGACCGTGGGCTGGTCCGCCGGTCCGCGGAGCGGGCTCGCGCCCTGCCGGCGCGGTCACCCTGCACTGCGACCTAA
- a CDS encoding flavodoxin family protein, whose product MSSNIVVVYFSGYGHTEKIAEAVASGARAGLLRIDEAGNLPVGGWDQLAAADAIVFGSPTYIGNVSWQFKKFIDESSKVWAAMGWKDKLAAGFTNSAGMNGDKASTLGVLFTMAQQHGMLWVGTGMMPSNNKSSKRDDLNYVATFSGLAATTPADAGPDEIVRGDIETARLFGRRVSATAERLRVKESALVS is encoded by the coding sequence ATGTCGAGCAACATCGTCGTCGTCTACTTCAGCGGCTATGGTCACACCGAAAAGATTGCCGAAGCCGTCGCCTCCGGGGCCCGAGCCGGGCTGCTTCGCATCGACGAAGCCGGGAACCTTCCGGTGGGCGGCTGGGATCAACTGGCCGCGGCCGATGCCATCGTCTTCGGGTCACCGACCTACATCGGCAACGTCAGCTGGCAGTTCAAGAAGTTCATCGACGAGTCGTCGAAGGTCTGGGCTGCGATGGGATGGAAGGACAAGCTGGCCGCCGGCTTCACGAACTCTGCCGGGATGAATGGAGACAAGGCGTCGACGCTGGGCGTCCTGTTCACCATGGCCCAGCAGCACGGGATGCTGTGGGTGGGCACCGGCATGATGCCGAGCAACAACAAGAGCTCGAAGCGCGACGATCTCAACTACGTGGCCACTTTCTCCGGCCTTGCGGCGACGACGCCTGCCGACGCCGGCCCCGACGAAATCGTCCGCGGAGACATCGAAACGGCACGCCTGTTCGGGCGCCGCGTGTCCGCGACGGCCGAGCGACTGCGCGTGAAGGAGAGCGCCCTGGTGAGTTGA
- a CDS encoding response regulator transcription factor, whose amino-acid sequence MNVTAPRRSNILVMQDDPLLCAGLVAALRQHPAFEIYVDGVDVMDPDGLRIDVVIADYSHAMALADAAVRASCRPLAAARILALTPNDREADIRRAIEAGIHGYLLLGGSLSELVEGVTTVASGVRYLCRSVAQRMADSLTRASLTSREVEVLRLVVTGESNKAIARHLQIEVGTVKSHMSAIMTKLGATSRTQAAGIAATRGLVEERMPALPVPPALRMAGMQPQAQHA is encoded by the coding sequence ATGAACGTCACCGCACCTCGCCGCTCGAACATCCTTGTCATGCAAGACGATCCGCTGCTGTGCGCCGGTCTCGTCGCAGCCCTGCGCCAGCACCCGGCCTTCGAGATCTACGTGGACGGCGTCGATGTCATGGACCCGGACGGGCTGCGGATCGATGTCGTCATCGCCGACTACAGCCACGCGATGGCTCTCGCGGATGCAGCGGTCCGCGCATCGTGCCGGCCGCTGGCGGCAGCCCGGATCCTGGCCTTGACACCCAACGATCGCGAAGCGGACATCCGCAGGGCCATCGAGGCGGGCATCCACGGCTATCTGCTGCTCGGCGGATCGCTCAGCGAGCTCGTCGAAGGCGTGACGACGGTGGCCAGCGGCGTGCGCTACCTGTGCCGGTCGGTGGCACAACGCATGGCCGACAGCTTGACCCGGGCCTCACTGACGTCGCGCGAGGTCGAGGTGCTGCGGCTCGTGGTCACCGGCGAATCGAACAAGGCGATCGCCCGGCATCTGCAGATCGAGGTAGGCACGGTCAAGTCGCACATGAGCGCCATCATGACCAAGCTCGGTGCCACGTCGCGCACGCAGGCCGCAGGGATCGCCGCCACGCGCGGCCTGGTGGAGGAGCGCATGCCTGCCCTGCCCGTGCCGCCCGCCTTGCGCATGGCCGGGATGCAGCCACAGGCACAGCACGCGTGA